From Medicago truncatula cultivar Jemalong A17 chromosome 7, MtrunA17r5.0-ANR, whole genome shotgun sequence, a single genomic window includes:
- the LOC11412849 gene encoding receptor protein kinase-like protein ZAR1, translated as MQIILFSFFILLFFFHPVVSLSSDGLALLTLKSAVDGGDTATTFSDWNENDLTPCHWSGISCSNISGEPDSRVVGIGLAGKGLRGYLPSELGNLIYLRRLSLHTNLFHGSIPVQLFNASSLHSIFLHGNNLSGNLSPSACNLPRLQNLDLSDNSLAGNIPQSIGNCSQLQRLILARNNFSGYIPVTPWKKLKNLVQLDLSANVLEGSIPEQIGELNSLTGTLNLSFNHLTGKVPKSLGKLPVTVSFDLRSNDLSGEIPQTGSFSNQGPTAFLNNPKLCGFPLQKDCTGSASSEPGASPGSTRQRMNRSKKGLSPGLIIIITVADAAAVALIGLVVVYVYWKKKDKNNGCSCTLKRKFGGNGSNERSNSCCLCLALGCVKGFKSDDSEMEESEKGGREGNGRGEGEGEGELVAIDKGFSFELDELLRASAYVLGKSGLGIVYKVVLGNGVPVAVRRLGEGGEQRYKEFATEVQAIGKVKHPNIVKLRAYYWAHDEKLLISDFVSNGNLANALRGRNGQPSPNLSWSIRLRIAKGTARGLAYLHECSPRKFVHGDLKPSNILLDTDFQPLISDFGLNRLISITGNNPSTGGFMGGALPYMKSSQTERTNNYKAPEAKVPGCRPTQKWDVYSFGVVLLELLTGKSPDSSPGASTSVEVPDLVRWVKKGFEQESPLSEMVDPSLLQEIHAKKEVLAVFHVALSCTEGDPEVRPRMKTVSDNLERI; from the exons ATGCAAATTATTCTTTtctccttcttcatcctccttttcttttttcatcccGTCGTTTCTCTCTCCTCCGACGGCCTCGCTCTTCTAACACTCAAATCCGCCGTCGACGGCGGTGACACCGCAACTACATTCTCCGACTGGAACGAAAACGACCTTACACCCTGTCACTGGTCCGGCATTAGCTGCTCCAACATCTCCGGGGAGCCTGACTCCCGTGTCGTCGGTATTGGACTCGCCGGAAAAGGTCTCCGTGGTTATCTCCCGTCGGAGCTCGGAAACCTTATCTACCTCCGTCGTCTTAGCCTCCATACTAACCTCTTCCATGGCTCCATTCCCGTTCAGCTCTTCAATGCTAGTTCCCTTCACAGCATCTTCCTCCATGGAAACAATCTCTCCGGTAATCTCTCCCCGTCGGCGTGTAACCTTCCTCGTCTTCAAAATCTTGACCTCTCTGACAATTCACTCGCCGGAAACATTCCTCAGTCGATCGGAAACTGTTCACAGCTTCAGAGACTGATTCTCGCGAGGAATAATTTCTCCGGTTACATTCCGGTGACGCCATGGAAGAAGCTGAAGAATCTCGTTCAGTTAGACTTATCAGCAAATGTTCTAGAAGGTTCAATTCCAGAACAAATCGGTGAGTTAAACTCACTCACCGGAACGCTAAACCTCTCGTTTAATCATTTAACCGGTAAAGTTCCGAAGTCTCTAGGAAAATTGCCGGTGACGGTTAGTTTTGATCTTCGGAGCAATGATCTAAGCGGTGAAATTCCTCAAACCGGGTCGTTTTCGAATCAAGGACCGACGGCGTTTCTGAATAATCCGAAACTATGTGGGTTTCCTCTGCAGAAAGATTGTACCGGTTCAGCATCGAGTGAACCAGGAGCTAGTCCTGGTTCAACTCGACAACGCATGAACCGGTCAAAGAAAGGATTGAGTCCtggtttgattattattataacaGTGGCTGATGCTGCTGCTGTGGCATTGATTGGTCTTGTTGTTGTGTATGTGTATTGGAAGAAAAAGGATAAGAATAATGGATGTAGTTGTACTTTGAAGAGAAAATTTGGTGGTAATGGAAGCAACGAAAGATCGAATTCGTGTTGTTTGTGTTTGGCTTTAGGTTGTGTAAAAGGGTTTAAGAGTGATGATTCAGAGATGGAAGAGAGTGAGAAAGGAGGAAGAGAGGGAAATGGGAGAGGGGAAGGTGAAGGAGAAGGTGAATTGGTGGCAATTGATAAAGGTTTTAGCTTTGAACTTGATGAATTGTTAAGGGCTTCTGCATATGTGTTAGGGAAAAGTGGGTTAGGGATTGTGTATAAGGTAGTGCTTGGGAATGGGGTACCTGTAGCTGTGAGGAGATTGGGGGAAGGTGGTGAACAAAGGTATAAGGAATTTGCTACTGAAGTTCAAGCAATTGGGAAAGTGAAACATCCTAATATTGTTAAGTTAAGAGCTTATTATTGGGCTCATGATGAAAAGCTTTTGATTAGTGATTTTGTTTCTAATGGCAATTTGGCTAATGCTCTTAGAG GGAGAAATGGCCAACCATCTCCAAATCTTTCATGGTCAATTAGGCTGAGAATAGCCAAAGGAACGGCCAGAGGTTTAGCTTATCTCCATGAATGCAGTCCAAGAAAATTTGTTCACGGCGACCTCAAACCCTCTAATATCCTCCTCGACACAGACTTCCAACCCCTCATTTCTGATTTCGGTCTAAACCGGCTAATCAGCATTACCGGCAACAATCCCTCGACCGGCGGTTTTATGGGTGGAGCTCTTCCTTACATGAAGTCATCGCAAACAGAACGAACCAACAACTATAAAGCTCCTGAAGCTAAAGTACCAGGCTGCAGACCCACCCAAAAATGGGATGTGTATTCATTTGGTGTTGTGTTACTTGAATTGCTCACCGGTAAGTCCCCAGATTCTTCCCCAGGAGCATCGACTTCTGTCGAAGTGCCTGACTTGGTAAGGTGGGTAAAGAAAGGGTTTGAACAAGAAAGCCCTTTATCTGAAATGGTTGATCCATCACTTCTTCAAGAAATTCATGCCAAGAAAGAAGTACTAGCTGTGTTTCATGTAGCACTATCATGCACAGAGGGAGACCCTGAAGTCAGGCCTAGAATGAAAACTGTGTCCGACAATCTTGAAAGAATTTGA